In Candidatus Methanomethylophilus alvi Mx1201, a genomic segment contains:
- a CDS encoding transposase, with translation MKTTTFFAFDDEAKPVTDFNRMFKSVRSNREGFILVRMYLENIDYQILMENSSKTHDVQWTWEELGMNYIVAPSNELKKITQSDSKTDKHDAKELATYLVARFAGAKQFHVCYMCSKEDMMNRQLCRTAKVYMVEIGKCKRRIRSHALVYGIPLPKSITSTEAREYMGGFDDPILESLVGMMEDLEKRRDQLLNTIKTRFQGNPIYEKILSIPYFGEITAAYLACFICDIERFDGPKQFVASLGLAPRVRNSSETVSHCGITKKGDPHARWLLIQATIGHVRNVKDSPVTLFFNKKNGGSIELRKEQDEDRLMDRSAIVAASAKMARIIYTLVVKDRTW, from the coding sequence ATGAAAACGACGACCTTCTTCGCATTCGATGATGAGGCGAAACCTGTAACGGATTTCAACAGGATGTTCAAGAGCGTCCGTTCGAACAGGGAGGGGTTCATTCTTGTTCGGATGTATCTGGAGAACATCGATTATCAGATCCTGATGGAGAATTCTTCGAAGACACATGATGTTCAATGGACATGGGAGGAACTGGGAATGAATTATATCGTGGCTCCATCCAATGAACTGAAGAAGATCACGCAATCCGATAGCAAAACGGACAAACACGATGCGAAGGAACTGGCCACCTATCTGGTGGCCAGATTCGCAGGTGCCAAGCAATTCCATGTTTGTTACATGTGCTCGAAGGAGGACATGATGAACAGGCAGCTCTGCCGTACCGCTAAGGTATACATGGTGGAGATAGGTAAGTGCAAGAGGCGCATCCGCTCCCACGCGTTGGTGTATGGGATACCTCTCCCTAAAAGCATAACCAGTACTGAAGCGAGGGAATACATGGGCGGATTTGATGACCCTATTTTAGAATCCCTTGTCGGTATGATGGAGGATCTGGAGAAAAGAAGAGATCAACTGCTGAATACTATCAAAACTAGATTCCAAGGGAACCCGATCTATGAAAAGATTCTGAGTATACCGTATTTCGGAGAGATAACGGCCGCGTATCTGGCCTGTTTCATTTGCGATATTGAACGTTTCGATGGGCCGAAGCAGTTCGTGGCCTCCCTGGGGCTGGCGCCCAGGGTGAGGAACTCTTCCGAGACGGTAAGCCATTGCGGGATCACCAAGAAGGGCGACCCCCATGCCAGATGGCTGCTTATACAGGCGACCATCGGGCATGTCAGGAATGTTAAGGATTCACCGGTGACCCTCTTCTTCAACAAGAAGAACGGAGGGAGCATCGAACTGAGAAAGGAACAGGATGAGGACAGACTCATGGACCGTTCCGCCATCGTGGCCGCATCGGCCAAGATGGCCCGCATAATATACACATTGGTGGTGAAGGACAGGACCTGGTGA
- the argF gene encoding ornithine carbamoyltransferase, with protein sequence MGKKNLISVLDMKDQWPDLVDLAIKLKAERGHHGAPLAGKTLAMMFEKPSTRTRTSFDVAITELGGHALYLDVTKMQMGHGETVEDTARVLSRFVHGIMYRAFDYKMMDKLGEWATVPVISGLDDLEHPCQALADMVTIKEKLGSFRGKKIVYLGDGNNVCNSLLYASAIMGIDMVACCPATRMPNAEIMLGAANIAAENGSKIVASHDPQEACVGADVLYTDTWISMGDDTPVDKAIKLFQMYQINDELLSIANPGCIVMHCLPAHRGQEITNEVIEGPHSVVFDQAENRLHAQKAVLYTLLKD encoded by the coding sequence ATGGGAAAGAAGAATCTTATTTCCGTCCTGGACATGAAGGACCAGTGGCCGGACCTCGTCGACCTGGCCATAAAGCTCAAGGCAGAACGCGGACACCACGGGGCACCCCTCGCAGGGAAGACCCTCGCCATGATGTTCGAGAAGCCCAGCACCAGGACCAGGACCTCCTTCGATGTCGCCATAACCGAACTCGGAGGACACGCACTCTATCTGGACGTCACCAAGATGCAGATGGGACACGGCGAGACCGTGGAGGACACCGCCAGAGTCCTCAGCCGCTTCGTCCACGGGATCATGTACCGTGCCTTCGACTACAAGATGATGGACAAACTCGGGGAGTGGGCCACCGTCCCCGTGATCAGCGGACTCGACGATCTGGAACATCCTTGCCAGGCCCTCGCCGACATGGTCACCATCAAGGAGAAGCTCGGATCGTTCCGCGGCAAGAAGATCGTCTATCTGGGAGACGGCAACAACGTCTGCAACTCCCTCCTCTACGCATCCGCCATCATGGGGATAGACATGGTCGCATGCTGTCCCGCCACCAGGATGCCCAACGCCGAGATCATGCTCGGTGCGGCCAACATCGCGGCGGAGAACGGAAGCAAGATCGTCGCCTCCCACGACCCGCAGGAGGCGTGCGTCGGAGCGGACGTTCTGTACACCGACACCTGGATCTCCATGGGCGACGACACCCCGGTGGACAAGGCCATCAAGCTGTTCCAGATGTACCAGATCAACGACGAGTTGCTCTCCATAGCCAACCCCGGATGCATCGTCATGCACTGCCTGCCCGCCCACAGGGGACAGGAGATCACCAACGAGGTCATCGAGGGACCGCACAGCGTCGTCTTCGACCAGGCCGAAAACAGGCTCCACGCCCAGAAGGCCGTCCTGTACACCCTGCTCAAGGATTGA
- a CDS encoding DUF169 domain-containing protein, with protein sequence MADTILQKNKDYAEKLKTVLRLRYEPVAVKLVREGESLPDCCKRPEKQMSHCQAVFAAKAGACIAMTLEDESCHVGASALNMIATPEKVASGEFHAGMGMHDSVEAAGKMISDRMVVPFKVVGEAVCPLGEADFVPDVVEIVDIPERVYWIVPLETAEKGGRVQFSTSPFQCACEDVTAVPVCTAAPNISIGCFGCRKKTDMKADELAIGIPYDRIPEYVSRLDRYAAGPMSKAKRD encoded by the coding sequence ATGGCCGATACAATACTTCAGAAAAACAAAGATTATGCGGAGAAACTCAAGACCGTCCTCAGGCTCAGGTACGAGCCCGTCGCCGTGAAGTTGGTGAGGGAGGGGGAGAGCCTTCCCGACTGCTGCAAGAGGCCCGAGAAGCAGATGAGCCACTGTCAGGCCGTCTTCGCAGCCAAGGCCGGTGCCTGCATCGCCATGACGCTGGAGGACGAATCCTGCCATGTCGGTGCATCCGCCCTCAATATGATCGCCACCCCCGAGAAGGTCGCATCAGGGGAGTTCCATGCGGGAATGGGTATGCACGACTCCGTCGAGGCCGCAGGAAAGATGATCTCCGACAGGATGGTCGTCCCGTTCAAGGTCGTCGGAGAGGCCGTATGTCCTCTGGGCGAGGCGGATTTCGTCCCCGACGTCGTGGAGATCGTCGACATTCCGGAGAGGGTCTATTGGATCGTCCCCCTGGAGACGGCGGAGAAGGGCGGGCGTGTGCAGTTCTCCACCTCCCCCTTCCAATGTGCCTGCGAGGATGTCACCGCCGTCCCGGTCTGTACCGCGGCCCCGAACATCTCCATCGGATGTTTCGGATGCAGGAAGAAGACCGACATGAAGGCCGACGAACTGGCCATAGGGATCCCGTACGACAGGATACCCGAGTATGTGTCGCGTCTTGACCGCTACGCCGCCGGCCCCATGTCGAAGGCCAAAAGGGACTGA
- the mcrB gene encoding coenzyme-B sulfoethylthiotransferase subunit beta, translated as MPKYEDVIDLYDDYGKRIAKDVPLEAISPLRNKAIQKIASLTKRTIAVNLAGIEKALATGQIGGSKIAGKEIEVPLVKDAKKLADDIKAMVQVTEGDDTVVEVKNDGKLIVVIVPEDRLNAGVEYTTGFTAVAAAITEAIIDRYKVPMYKANMVKGAVWGQYPQTVNFAGSNIKTILEVPQMNEGAGFALRNIMSNHVVALVQRNAMQGAALSSLFETCAAYEMGDAIGPFERQHLLSLAYQGLNANNLVYSLVKKNGKTGTVGTVVESLMERAIDDGVIRVKETLPSGYNVYTTDDLPKWNAYAAAGEVAAVMVNVGAARAAQGVPSTVLYYNDLLEHESALPGVDYGRAEGVGVGMSFFSHSIYGGGGPGLFHGNHVVTRHAKGTLIPAVTAGNCLDGGTQTFSAEATSGLFKDVFGGMPEFNTPMQFVGAEAKKIKNKL; from the coding sequence ATGCCAAAATACGAGGACGTAATAGACCTGTATGATGACTACGGCAAGCGCATCGCAAAAGATGTGCCGCTGGAAGCCATCAGTCCGTTGCGCAACAAGGCAATCCAGAAAATTGCCTCTCTGACCAAGAGGACCATTGCGGTCAACCTGGCCGGAATCGAGAAAGCTCTCGCGACCGGACAGATCGGCGGCAGCAAGATCGCTGGAAAAGAGATCGAGGTGCCTCTCGTAAAGGATGCCAAGAAACTCGCCGACGACATCAAAGCCATGGTGCAGGTCACCGAGGGCGACGACACCGTTGTCGAGGTCAAGAACGACGGAAAGCTCATCGTTGTCATTGTCCCTGAGGACAGGCTCAACGCCGGTGTCGAGTACACCACCGGTTTCACCGCAGTCGCTGCGGCCATCACCGAGGCCATCATCGACAGGTACAAAGTACCTATGTACAAGGCCAACATGGTAAAGGGTGCAGTATGGGGACAGTACCCCCAGACCGTCAACTTCGCTGGATCCAACATCAAGACCATTCTTGAGGTTCCCCAGATGAACGAGGGTGCCGGTTTCGCACTCAGGAACATCATGTCCAACCACGTGGTCGCCCTCGTCCAGAGGAACGCCATGCAGGGAGCGGCCCTCTCGTCTCTCTTCGAGACCTGCGCCGCCTACGAGATGGGAGACGCCATCGGGCCCTTCGAGAGGCAGCACCTTCTGTCCCTCGCCTACCAGGGACTGAACGCCAACAACCTCGTCTACTCGCTCGTTAAGAAGAACGGAAAGACCGGAACCGTCGGAACTGTCGTCGAGTCTCTCATGGAGAGGGCAATCGACGACGGAGTCATCCGCGTGAAAGAGACCCTTCCGTCCGGATACAACGTGTACACCACCGACGACCTCCCCAAGTGGAACGCCTACGCAGCAGCCGGAGAGGTTGCCGCTGTCATGGTGAACGTCGGAGCTGCCCGTGCAGCCCAGGGTGTCCCGTCCACTGTCCTGTACTACAACGACCTGCTCGAGCACGAGTCTGCACTGCCCGGTGTCGACTACGGACGTGCGGAGGGTGTCGGTGTCGGTATGTCCTTCTTCTCCCACTCTATCTACGGTGGTGGAGGACCTGGACTGTTCCACGGAAACCACGTCGTTACCAGGCATGCTAAGGGAACCCTCATACCCGCAGTCACCGCAGGAAACTGCCTTGACGGTGGAACCCAGACCTTCTCTGCAGAGGCCACTTCCGGACTCTTCAAGGATGTCTTCGGAGGAATGCCCGAGTTCAACACTCCGATGCAGTTCGTCGGAGCAGAGGCGAAGAAGATTAAGAACAAGCTCTGA
- the mcrD gene encoding methyl-coenzyme M reductase operon protein D: MPKPPVDYANVPLPEVRIMTNRLLSAESTEAVLNAIDKIEHIRQVNMAGESLPATISSGPAKGLPNNHTERKIIHVDGREVELHCLVGAFYIELEVDDSDMLEAVVKEIREACDKTIVDGYTLDIGRYSKYRPTLNDYRSA, encoded by the coding sequence ATGCCTAAACCACCAGTCGATTATGCGAACGTCCCTCTACCCGAGGTCCGCATAATGACGAACAGATTGTTGAGCGCCGAGTCGACGGAAGCCGTACTCAACGCTATCGACAAGATCGAGCACATTAGACAAGTGAACATGGCGGGCGAGAGTCTTCCGGCCACAATCAGCAGCGGTCCTGCGAAGGGTCTTCCCAACAACCATACCGAGCGCAAGATCATCCATGTCGACGGACGTGAGGTGGAGCTCCACTGTCTCGTGGGCGCCTTCTACATCGAGTTAGAGGTAGACGACTCCGATATGCTCGAAGCCGTGGTTAAGGAGATCAGGGAGGCCTGCGACAAGACCATTGTCGACGGCTACACCCTCGATATCGGGAGATATTCCAAGTACAGACCTACACTCAACGATTACAGGAGTGCTTAA
- the mcrG gene encoding coenzyme-B sulfoethylthiotransferase subunit gamma, with amino-acid sequence MAKYKRQFYPGESVPAKNRRRYMDPKVKLKKLRDVPMDDVVRIMGHRAPGEAYKSVHPPIEEGKEPKCPIRELVEPIEGAKYGDRVRYIQFTDSVYFAPISPYQRAWMYMSRYRGVDTGTLSGRQIIEVRERNLEQIAKELVDDETFDPALTGIRGATVHGHACRLDENGLMFDGWQRYVWDDQKKEVVYVKDQVALPLDRRVSVGKPASMSDLKKRTTIFRADGVDMRDDKEVTDFYIRIHKLRTLGGYRPFDVKGE; translated from the coding sequence ATGGCAAAATACAAGAGACAGTTCTACCCCGGTGAGTCCGTCCCCGCCAAAAACAGGCGCAGATACATGGACCCCAAAGTGAAGCTGAAGAAACTCCGTGACGTCCCCATGGACGATGTCGTCAGGATCATGGGCCACAGGGCCCCCGGAGAGGCTTACAAGAGCGTGCACCCCCCGATAGAGGAGGGCAAAGAGCCCAAGTGCCCCATCAGGGAGCTCGTAGAGCCCATCGAGGGAGCAAAGTACGGAGACAGGGTCAGGTACATCCAGTTCACCGACTCCGTCTACTTCGCGCCCATCTCCCCCTACCAGAGGGCATGGATGTACATGTCCAGGTACAGAGGAGTTGACACCGGAACCCTTTCCGGAAGGCAGATCATCGAGGTCCGCGAGAGGAACCTCGAGCAGATCGCAAAGGAGCTCGTCGACGACGAGACCTTCGACCCCGCTCTTACCGGTATCAGGGGTGCCACCGTTCACGGACACGCATGCCGTCTCGACGAGAACGGACTGATGTTCGATGGATGGCAGAGGTACGTCTGGGACGATCAGAAGAAAGAGGTTGTGTATGTGAAAGACCAGGTTGCGCTGCCTCTCGACAGGAGGGTATCCGTCGGGAAGCCCGCATCCATGTCCGACCTTAAGAAGAGGACCACCATCTTCAGAGCAGATGGTGTCGACATGAGGGACGACAAAGAGGTAACGGACTTCTACATCAGGATCCACAAGCTCAGGACCCTCGGTGGATACAGGCCGTTCGACGTAAAGGGTGAGTGA
- the mcrA gene encoding coenzyme-B sulfoethylthiotransferase subunit alpha translates to MAGKANEKLFLEACKKKFKEDPTSMETKYYCYGGWKQSKSKVEFQKEAMEIAKKRGFPMMNEDIGVPLGQRSWMPYQLSHTDIFVEPDDLHCINNPAIQQAWDDIRRTVLVGLDSPHQTIERRLGKEVTPETINAYLETVNHTMPGGAVVQEHMAECNPALVYDSYVKVFSGDDELIDELDPRFVIDINKNFPKDQAEKLKKAIGKTVMQAVRVPTMVGRVMDGATVSRHAAMQISMAFISSYKLAAGEAAIADFAYSAKHMSINMGSMMPARRVRGPNEPGGITFGFLDDMVQSDRVYPDDPARAVLETVALGAIIYDQVYLGGYMSGGVGFTQYATAAYTDNILEDYVYHAVDVINDRYGGFCGVAPDDYDKQLKLGDEISSYALEMYERYPAVMETHFGGSQRATVTAASTGIAGAMATGVADNGLNLWYQSMLQHKERTGRLGFYGFDLQDQCGSANSYAYRSDEGLPMEVRGPNYPNYAMNVGHLSGYAGIPKAAHAARGDAFVASPLIKVAFSDKSLIFDFANITKEIGRGGLREFQPAGERTAVIKG, encoded by the coding sequence ATGGCAGGAAAAGCTAACGAGAAGCTCTTCTTGGAAGCATGCAAGAAGAAGTTCAAGGAAGACCCTACCAGCATGGAGACCAAGTACTACTGCTACGGCGGATGGAAACAGTCTAAGAGCAAGGTAGAGTTCCAGAAAGAAGCCATGGAGATCGCGAAAAAGCGTGGCTTCCCGATGATGAACGAGGACATTGGAGTTCCGCTAGGACAGAGGTCCTGGATGCCCTACCAGCTGTCCCACACCGACATCTTCGTAGAGCCCGATGACCTCCACTGCATCAACAACCCTGCCATCCAGCAGGCTTGGGACGACATCAGGAGGACCGTCCTCGTCGGACTCGACTCCCCTCACCAGACCATCGAGAGAAGGCTTGGAAAGGAAGTCACCCCCGAGACCATCAACGCGTACCTCGAGACCGTCAACCACACCATGCCTGGAGGAGCAGTCGTTCAGGAGCACATGGCAGAGTGCAACCCCGCACTCGTTTACGACTCCTACGTCAAGGTCTTCTCCGGAGACGACGAGCTGATCGACGAGCTGGACCCCAGATTCGTCATCGACATCAACAAGAACTTCCCCAAGGACCAGGCTGAGAAGCTGAAGAAGGCAATCGGAAAGACTGTCATGCAGGCTGTCCGCGTTCCGACCATGGTCGGCCGTGTGATGGATGGAGCAACCGTCTCCAGGCACGCTGCAATGCAGATTTCCATGGCTTTCATCTCCTCCTACAAACTCGCAGCAGGAGAGGCAGCCATCGCTGACTTCGCATACTCCGCGAAACACATGTCCATCAACATGGGATCCATGATGCCCGCAAGGCGTGTCAGGGGACCCAACGAGCCCGGAGGAATCACCTTCGGATTCCTCGACGATATGGTACAGTCCGACCGTGTCTACCCTGACGACCCCGCCCGCGCAGTCCTCGAGACCGTCGCCCTCGGAGCCATCATCTACGACCAGGTCTACCTCGGCGGATACATGTCCGGAGGAGTCGGATTCACCCAGTACGCAACTGCAGCCTATACCGACAACATCCTCGAGGATTACGTCTACCACGCGGTCGACGTCATCAACGACAGGTACGGCGGATTCTGCGGTGTCGCACCCGACGACTACGACAAACAGCTCAAGCTCGGAGACGAGATCTCGTCCTACGCCCTTGAGATGTACGAGCGCTACCCCGCTGTCATGGAGACCCACTTCGGTGGATCCCAGCGTGCTACCGTCACTGCCGCTTCCACCGGTATCGCCGGTGCAATGGCAACCGGAGTCGCTGACAACGGTCTGAACCTCTGGTACCAGTCCATGCTCCAGCACAAGGAGAGGACCGGAAGGCTCGGATTCTACGGATTCGACCTGCAGGACCAGTGCGGTTCCGCGAACTCCTACGCATACAGGTCCGACGAGGGTCTGCCCATGGAGGTCCGTGGACCTAACTACCCCAACTACGCGATGAACGTCGGACACCTGTCCGGATACGCAGGAATCCCCAAGGCAGCTCACGCCGCCCGCGGAGACGCCTTCGTAGCATCCCCGCTCATCAAGGTCGCCTTCTCCGACAAGTCTCTGATCTTCGACTTCGCGAACATCACGAAGGAGATCGGACGCGGTGGACTCAGAGAGTTCCAGCCCGCCGGAGAGAGGACTGCCGTCATCAAGGGATGA
- a CDS encoding DUF2098 domain-containing protein — MDKGDVVKYSPTSTVGKIVDIKEEDGKTWIKLDTSGLYYVASTIQPADPSEYKTTSFKERKSKEYGNKKNIDDLEKMEREVDISEMMPSGGG, encoded by the coding sequence ATGGATAAGGGGGACGTGGTGAAGTACTCCCCGACATCTACTGTCGGAAAGATAGTGGACATTAAGGAAGAGGACGGAAAGACATGGATCAAACTGGATACGTCAGGCCTCTACTATGTGGCCTCCACCATCCAGCCGGCCGATCCGTCAGAGTACAAGACCACATCCTTCAAGGAGCGCAAGTCCAAAGAGTACGGCAACAAGAAGAATATCGACGACCTGGAAAAGATGGAGAGAGAGGTCGACATATCCGAAATGATGCCGTCCGGCGGAGGATGA
- a CDS encoding YcaO-related McrA-glycine thioamidation protein yields MLSLNRCPKCSKETGIRVVPPEDTLARIRPLMEKAGMEKPRDITGLDRLGIPVFSIDRPATRPGEKNHFYNGKGATPEQAEASGIMEAMERYAAEPRDTDEIAYGTYEQAKDIGLTVYPEDLILPEPYHGAWMGQQIAWCEGYEMFRGCPVWVPACAVYHVYVPDGDMQLFRSHTNGIAAGNTMEEAILHALFEDIERDAWSIAEYKEVANCDLVIEDEDSVPGQLLKKFEDNGVHVHLKEITTDIGVTTIGAAADDVETKDPEMLTIGVGTHLDPQIAAIRALTEVAQSRATHKDGTKINAQLQKVTRDMGYEGVKKANPLWFKDCSSKKRLEDIPNLATDYVLDDIEVVLGHLMDAGFDMVICNDLTRPETGVPVVRMTVPGLEVSTMDPEREGGRLIGMWPPPRYQN; encoded by the coding sequence ATGTTGAGTCTCAACCGCTGTCCCAAGTGCTCGAAAGAGACGGGGATCAGGGTCGTCCCTCCCGAGGATACTCTCGCCAGGATAAGGCCCCTTATGGAAAAAGCAGGCATGGAGAAACCCAGGGATATCACTGGACTGGACCGTCTGGGTATTCCGGTATTCTCCATAGACAGGCCTGCGACCCGCCCCGGGGAGAAGAACCATTTCTATAACGGCAAAGGTGCCACACCGGAACAGGCCGAGGCCTCCGGGATCATGGAAGCCATGGAAAGATATGCCGCAGAACCCAGGGATACGGACGAGATCGCCTATGGAACATACGAGCAGGCGAAGGATATCGGACTCACCGTCTATCCGGAGGACCTCATACTGCCGGAACCGTATCACGGGGCATGGATGGGGCAGCAGATCGCATGGTGCGAAGGTTACGAGATGTTCAGAGGCTGCCCCGTGTGGGTACCTGCCTGTGCAGTGTATCATGTGTATGTGCCAGATGGGGATATGCAGCTGTTCAGGTCCCACACCAACGGCATAGCTGCCGGAAACACCATGGAGGAGGCGATACTGCATGCCTTGTTCGAAGATATAGAGAGGGATGCATGGTCTATCGCAGAATACAAGGAAGTGGCCAACTGCGACCTGGTCATAGAAGACGAGGACTCCGTACCCGGCCAACTGTTGAAGAAATTCGAGGATAACGGCGTCCACGTCCACTTGAAGGAGATCACGACGGACATAGGAGTGACCACAATAGGTGCAGCGGCGGACGATGTCGAGACCAAAGACCCAGAGATGCTTACGATAGGTGTCGGAACCCATCTCGACCCTCAGATCGCAGCCATACGTGCCCTCACGGAAGTGGCTCAGAGCAGGGCTACCCACAAAGACGGGACGAAGATCAATGCACAGCTCCAAAAAGTCACAAGGGACATGGGATACGAGGGAGTCAAGAAGGCCAACCCACTATGGTTCAAAGACTGTTCCAGCAAAAAGAGGCTGGAGGACATCCCCAACCTTGCAACAGATTACGTACTGGATGATATCGAGGTCGTACTGGGACATCTCATGGATGCCGGATTCGACATGGTCATCTGCAACGACCTGACAAGACCGGAGACAGGAGTGCCTGTGGTCAGGATGACCGTTCCCGGACTCGAGGTCTCCACCATGGATCCCGAGAGGGAGGGCGGAAGGCTCATAGGGATGTGGCCTCCCCCCAGATATCAGAACTGA
- a CDS encoding YczE/YyaS/YitT family protein, whose product MDGDIPRYSKHQLVKRYCLLGIGLFIMSIGIAMSKRAGIGTTPISCIPATMSFFTPISMGMLTFLFNAFLVVIEILILGKQFQKIQILQVIMGFVIGALTDVSLAIFSFIEPGSYAEQWFWCILSCVILGFGVMLEVRANVLVAPGEGVVVAFVTRFKIPFPRMKVISDSTMVASAVVMSILFTGGLNGVREGTIFAAVVLGFIVGFYRNRFGDRIDRLLE is encoded by the coding sequence ATGGATGGAGACATACCCAGATACTCGAAGCATCAGCTCGTAAAAAGGTATTGTCTTCTGGGTATCGGCCTTTTCATCATGTCCATCGGCATCGCGATGTCCAAAAGAGCGGGCATAGGGACCACGCCGATCTCATGCATACCTGCCACCATGAGCTTCTTCACACCGATATCCATGGGGATGCTCACATTCCTGTTCAACGCATTCCTGGTCGTCATAGAGATACTGATCCTGGGAAAACAGTTCCAGAAGATCCAGATACTGCAGGTCATAATGGGCTTCGTCATCGGGGCCCTGACCGACGTGAGCCTCGCCATATTCTCATTCATAGAGCCAGGAAGCTATGCGGAACAATGGTTCTGGTGCATACTGTCGTGCGTGATCCTCGGATTCGGCGTCATGTTGGAGGTACGTGCCAATGTCCTGGTGGCCCCCGGGGAGGGAGTGGTCGTGGCATTCGTCACCCGGTTCAAGATACCGTTCCCCAGGATGAAGGTCATTTCCGACTCCACGATGGTCGCCTCCGCCGTGGTCATGTCCATACTGTTCACGGGGGGACTCAACGGGGTCAGGGAAGGGACCATATTCGCAGCCGTGGTCCTTGGATTCATCGTCGGATTCTACCGGAACCGCTTCGGAGACCGCATCGACAGACTCCTGGAATGA
- a CDS encoding DUF2111 domain-containing protein, whose translation MAMSENRARLGGPIPKFKDYHIWKALYCLSKSAPIGRKKLATLVGVGEGSTRTILTMLQESGAISVKKNGVTLTPEGKKIWASVAMNITTLRVDSLTIGAINCAVQVPRAANKVKFGCEERDNAIKSGAAGATTLIYSNGILMFPGNEYPLDIKSDKAVRAAFNLSNDDAIIIGTADTPEAAEEGAVSAGLELLGGLQLKQESDPMYSPLSSSNELIALAFMVHDLVGGLPVCAKSKDNLGIRIENGKVIDNAYTGAVLEEVLKIGTTIRRIATSGPYKGIRVIVTPLELNNSVIAAIGVVDIRTMAGINNPIRLHEDDDL comes from the coding sequence ATGGCAATGTCGGAAAACAGAGCCCGCCTCGGCGGACCCATCCCCAAATTCAAGGATTACCACATCTGGAAGGCGCTGTACTGCCTCAGCAAATCCGCGCCTATCGGACGCAAGAAACTGGCCACCCTTGTGGGGGTCGGAGAGGGCAGCACGAGGACCATCCTCACGATGCTCCAGGAGAGCGGTGCCATATCCGTCAAGAAGAACGGGGTCACCCTCACTCCCGAGGGAAAGAAGATCTGGGCTTCCGTGGCCATGAACATAACCACCCTCAGAGTGGACTCGCTTACCATCGGCGCCATAAACTGCGCCGTACAGGTGCCCCGTGCCGCCAATAAGGTGAAGTTCGGATGCGAGGAACGCGACAACGCCATAAAGTCCGGGGCGGCCGGAGCGACCACCCTCATCTATTCCAACGGGATCCTGATGTTTCCCGGCAACGAATATCCTCTCGACATAAAATCCGACAAGGCCGTGAGGGCGGCATTCAACCTGTCCAACGACGACGCCATAATAATCGGCACCGCCGATACACCGGAGGCGGCCGAGGAAGGGGCGGTATCCGCAGGCCTGGAACTCCTGGGAGGGTTGCAGCTCAAACAGGAGAGCGACCCCATGTACTCCCCCCTCAGCTCCAGCAACGAACTCATCGCCCTTGCATTCATGGTGCACGACCTCGTGGGAGGACTCCCAGTCTGTGCCAAGAGCAAGGACAACCTGGGGATCAGGATCGAGAACGGCAAGGTCATAGACAACGCATACACCGGTGCCGTCCTGGAAGAGGTCCTAAAGATCGGGACCACGATCAGGAGGATCGCCACGTCCGGACCGTACAAGGGGATCCGTGTGATCGTCACACCCCTGGAACTCAACAACAGCGTCATAGCGGCCATCGGAGTCGTGGACATAAGGACTATGGCAGGGATCAACAACCCCATACGTCTCCACGAGGACGACGACCTGTAA